DNA sequence from the Nitrospira sp. genome:
GATGGGTCTCGATATCTTTCCGGACGTCTTCGTCTGCCCGCCGTCCGGTTGTGTGCGTGCTCAGCGCCCCTCCCAGCAGACCTCGCGCCAGGGGACTCCAGGGAATGATGCCGATCCCATAAGCCTGACAGGCCGGGATGACCTCCAGTTCGACGGTTCGCTCCAGGAGGTTGTAGAGACTTTGTTCCGAGATGAGCCCGAGAAAGTGGCGTGACTTCGCCATCTCTTGCGCCTGCGCGATGTGCCAGCCGGCGAAATTGCTGCTGCCGACGTACAGCACCTTCCCTTCGCGGCAGAGTTGTTCCATCGCCTGCCAGATTTCCTCCCAGGGGCATTCACGATCGATGTGATGCATCTGGTAGAGGTCGAGATGGTCTGTCTGTAGACGCCGGAGACTCTCTTCGCACGCGCGTTTGATATGCAAGGCAGACAGGCGCGACTGGTTGGGCCAGTCGCCCATGCGGCCATAGACCTTCGTGGCCAGCACAATTTTCTCTCGTCGCCCGCCGCCTTGGGCGAGCCAACGGCCGACAATCTGCTCCGTCACCCCTTCGCCGACTTTCCAGCCATAGACGTTGGCGCTGTCGAAAAAGTTGATGCCCCGTTCGAGTGCCTGGTCCATGATCGCAAAACTGTCGGTTTCGGAGGTCTGCGGGCCGAAGTTCATGGTGCCGAGACAGAGGCGGCTGACCCGCAGGCCCGAGCGCCCGAGATGAACGTAGTGCATGTGCGTCTCCTTGGGGTAGAGCAGATAGGATACCGGCTCGTGGTGAGGGCTGGCAACCAATCGGCAGACGAGGGTGTATGCAGCAGGTGACTTTCTGCTGGCAGTTCAGCAAGGTTTGGCTATAATGCCGATCGTATGACAACGACAAATCCAGCCGCTCCCGCGGCACCGCTTGCCCCGCCGGATCCTGCACGAATTGCCAAGACAGTTGCGACCAAGCTGCCGTTTCGCGACGATGTGACGGGGTTGACCCCGCTCGCCGGTGACGCATCGAATCGCCGATACTTCCGGATCGCCTTGAAGGGGACGCCCTCGGCATTGATCCTCATGCAGTTGGCCGATCCGGAGGGTTTCAAAAAGTCTGAAGAAGCCGTCAGCGGCGCGTCCGCTCAGATTGCGGAACTGCCCTTTACCAACGTGCTCACGCATCTGCAGCGCACCGGTGTCACCGTCCCGCAGTTGCACTATTACGATCGCGAGGCCGGCTTCCTGTACTTGGAGGATTTCGGGGATCTGACGCTGGCCGAAGCCTGCCGCGATGCGGATCGTGCCCGCTTGGTTTCGCTCTACCGTCAGGCGATCGATCAATTGGTGCGGCTCCAAGTGAAGGGGACGCAACCGCCCGCCCCCGGCTGTATCGCCTTTCACCGGCAATTCGATGTGCCGCTGTTGATGTGGGAGTTCGACCACTTCCTCGAATATGGGATTGTCGCGCGGTTAGGGCAGCCTATGAAACCGGCCGACGACAAGGCGGTCCGCGCCGAGTTTCAACGTATCGCCGAATTGCTGGCCGGGCAGCCGCAGGTCTTCGTCCATCGCGATTACCATTCACGCAATCTCATGGTCGACGGATCGCGCATCGGGATCATCGATTTTCAGGATGCCCTCATGGGCCCGGCGACCTACGATCTGGCCTCGTTGCTGAAAGATGCGTACATCGAGCTGGAGGATGCGGTGGTGGACGGGTTGGTCGATCATTTCCTCAATGGCCTTGTCGCCCACGGGCAAGGGTGGGCGGATCGCGCGGCGTTTCGCCGCCTGTTCGACTTGACCAGTATCCAACGCAACCTCAAGGCCGCCGGCCGGTTTGTCTACATCGACCGGGTCAAACACAACCCGAAATTTCTCGCCGACATCCCTCGCGTTCTAGGCTACGTGAAACGGAATTTGTCCAAATACCCGGAGTTGGCCACATTACGTCAGCACTTGGCGCCCTACGTTCCTGAACTGCAATAAGCAGTAAAACGAGAAACGACAAACGTGAAACGGGCCGTGAGAGAAGAATTCTGCACGATCATGTCTCTTTCACGTTTTACTTTTCACGGTTCACCTTTCACGCTTCATCTTTCACGGTTCACCTTTCACGTGTGCTGCACATGAACGCCATGATCCTCGCTGCAGGCCTCGGTACTCGCCTGAGGCCCCTCACCGACGTGACGCCGAAACCGCTCCTTCCGGTGGCCGGCACGCCGATGATCGTCTGGAATCTGCTCCTCCTGAAGCGTCATGGCATTCGCGAGGTGGTGATCAATCTCCATCATTTGGGCGCAATGATTCAGCAGGCGCTGGGTGACGGCTCGGCGTTCGGGATGCGACTCCTCTATTCGCATGAGCCGGTGATTCTCGGCACCGGCGGCGGGATCAAGCAGGCGGAGCCGCACTTTCACGGTGAGCCCGTGTTGATTCTCAACGGCGACACGCTGTTCGAGCTGGATCTCGGCGCATTGATCGCGTTTCATGTGGCGCAGCAGGCTGCGGCGACCCTGGTGCTGCGACAGGACCCCGAAGCCGCGCGGTGGGGGTTGGTCGAGGTGACGGACCGGGGTGAAGTGGTGCGGATCACCGGGCGCGGCCGTACGGAGACGCTACCAACGACCGGTCGCATGTTCGCCGGCATCCATATTCTGCATCCGCGTCTTTTGCGTGAGGTACCGGTGGGGAAAGAATCCTCGATCATCGACGCCTATGTGCGCGGCATTCAAGAAGGGGAACGGATCGTCGGGTACGACTTCAGCGGCTATTGGAGCGATGTCGGCACGCCTGAACGGTATGCGCAAGCAGAACGGGATGCGGCAGCCGGGTTGCTGAATCTCACCTCCAGAACGTCCGATGGTGTGTCTCACGGGACACCCGTGAAGCGTGAAAAATAACACGTGAAACGTATTTCGTTGGGGGCGAGAGTGTGTGGACCGCGGCGGTAGGAGGAGATCTGTACGGTAGGCTCCAAGTCCCACAGCTATCGTCTCTATTTTCGGACGCGAGACGAAGGACCGCTTCTTCCGTGTAGCCGGAGGCTCAAAAAGGCCGTTCAGCAAGGCCGCAGCAATGCGAGGAGGCGAGGCGTACCCTTGCGGTACGTTGAGCTTCGGAGGTTCACGACGCGAAAAATAAAGCGCGTCACGTTTGTGAACGCCGCCGAGACGGTGAGGCGGCAGTGTCTTGCGAGAACGAAGCTGACGGTCGTGTTGCCCATCCTGCCTGGTTACTCGTCTGGAGTGGACTTTCGCT
Encoded proteins:
- a CDS encoding NDP-sugar synthase, coding for MNAMILAAGLGTRLRPLTDVTPKPLLPVAGTPMIVWNLLLLKRHGIREVVINLHHLGAMIQQALGDGSAFGMRLLYSHEPVILGTGGGIKQAEPHFHGEPVLILNGDTLFELDLGALIAFHVAQQAAATLVLRQDPEAARWGLVEVTDRGEVVRITGRGRTETLPTTGRMFAGIHILHPRLLREVPVGKESSIIDAYVRGIQEGERIVGYDFSGYWSDVGTPERYAQAERDAAAGLLNLTSRTSDGVSHGTPVKREK
- a CDS encoding phosphotransferase, whose amino-acid sequence is MTTTNPAAPAAPLAPPDPARIAKTVATKLPFRDDVTGLTPLAGDASNRRYFRIALKGTPSALILMQLADPEGFKKSEEAVSGASAQIAELPFTNVLTHLQRTGVTVPQLHYYDREAGFLYLEDFGDLTLAEACRDADRARLVSLYRQAIDQLVRLQVKGTQPPAPGCIAFHRQFDVPLLMWEFDHFLEYGIVARLGQPMKPADDKAVRAEFQRIAELLAGQPQVFVHRDYHSRNLMVDGSRIGIIDFQDALMGPATYDLASLLKDAYIELEDAVVDGLVDHFLNGLVAHGQGWADRAAFRRLFDLTSIQRNLKAAGRFVYIDRVKHNPKFLADIPRVLGYVKRNLSKYPELATLRQHLAPYVPELQ
- a CDS encoding aldo/keto reductase, which produces MHYVHLGRSGLRVSRLCLGTMNFGPQTSETDSFAIMDQALERGINFFDSANVYGWKVGEGVTEQIVGRWLAQGGGRREKIVLATKVYGRMGDWPNQSRLSALHIKRACEESLRRLQTDHLDLYQMHHIDRECPWEEIWQAMEQLCREGKVLYVGSSNFAGWHIAQAQEMAKSRHFLGLISEQSLYNLLERTVELEVIPACQAYGIGIIPWSPLARGLLGGALSTHTTGRRADEDVRKDIETHRTKLEAYEQFCRTVNATPAAVALAWLLHQPAVTAPIIGPRTKEQLTSALAALELTLTPEHLKTLDTIFPGPGGAAPEAYAW